A segment of the Meles meles chromosome 4, mMelMel3.1 paternal haplotype, whole genome shotgun sequence genome:
CTTAAAGTCCTAATGTccccctgggttttctttttagaCTCTTCCAACTGTGAATTGCCTCTGTTAACTCCGTGCAGCAAGGCTGTCATGAGTCAAGCCTTAAAAGCTACCTTCAGTGGCTTCAAGAAGGAGCAACGCCGCCTGGGCATCCCAAAGAGTAAGTGCTCTCCAGGCGTTTCCCTGAGTCCGTGTTGTAGGAGAACAACAAATCTGACCGCGGTTGCCTGAGATGActttttcttccatctctgcTTGGGGCACCTTGCAGGGTGGCAAGGATGTGGTTAACCTGAGCTGGTTTTAGTTGGCTGTTGACTGAACACTTCATCCAGCACTGTTGTCAGGGTCTTGGAATTCCCCGGGGTGTCGGGCTTCTCTGGCCAGTCTCTGGAACGCATCTGGACTCTGTGAGTAGATCAGGAGTAACTCCGTTTTCTCCCTGTGTTCCTTCTTTGCTTCCCTCCCCGGCAGACCCCTGGCTGTGGACCGAGCAGCAAGTGTGCCAGTGGCTTCTCTGGGCCACCAATGAGTTCAGCCTGGTCAATGTCAATTTCCAGAGGTTTGGCATGAGTGGCCAGGTGTTGTGCAACCTGGGCAAGGAGCGCTTTCTGGAGCTGGCTCCCGATTTCGTGGGCGACATTCTCTGGGAGCATCTGGAGCAGATGATCAAAGGTACCCACCGAGGAACCGGGCGCCTCCCTGTTGGGGAGAGCCgtggcagggaaggggagatGGGGGATCTGTGCTCCGCAGTCGTACGGTCGGGGTTTCAGATTGTGTGGAGCAAGATCGCCTGAGAATGCCACCGAGTGAGTCAAATGTGTGGCAGCGATTATAGGTTTTTTAATCTGTGTGTGTCTGGCATCAAGGATAGCCACCAGGCAATAACCTTAGTCACTACCTTGTTGACAGTGATCCAATGGCTTGCATCAGGAGCGTATGTGTTGCCTCAGACATGGGAGGCCAGCAAGTCCCGTGTTTTGTGGCTCACCTTATGGAACCCAAAGAAGAAAGTCAGCCTCAATGAAAGGGAGCCTTTATTCAGACAAACTCTTTGAATTTGACCATGAATTTTCCTAAGACCAAATGGAATCCAGCAGCAAGAATTTCTTCTGGTTTTACGTATTTGAACACAGGCAGACATAATTGATGCATATTTATATACTCACATTACACAGACTGGCCATTGAACAAAAGAACTCTCATCATATAGAAAGTTTTGGTTTAGACCTTCAAAGAGTGTTGACAGCAATGTTAAAAATACATCCAGttcaaaaggagaggaaaaaaagctaTCGTGAGGGGTTAggttaaaaatatgagaaaactaGTTCTTTGGTCAAGTTCAGAGCAATAGTCCTCGTTCACTTGGTTTCAAACACTGAGTTTCAACACTGTTTACAGACTCAGAATCTTTAAAAGACCTTAGGATTCAGCCACCCTCTCTTGGCTGTGGCTTCTGGGGGCCAGGGACACTTATGTTGGGAGACCCCCAAATTCTCCCTGAATTTGAACAAGTCTGATTGGACAAGTTTCTGGTAAATCTGTTCACTGGCAGGTTGGGCCTGTTTTGCCATCACTCGGGCTGTAAGTTTGAGGGTCTGGATTTGTGGGTGTGCGTGGTTCAGTGTGTTTGTAGGAAGTAAGCACACACCAAGAATGCCAACCCTTTCCTTTTCAAGGTCCCGATGCACCGTGGCACCTCCAGGGTCCCACAGTGCTGCTGGCCTCTCTGTGCCGAGCTCATCTCACCCTGGAGAAACGTGGAGTCTGAAGCCACGAACCCTAACTTCAAgcgggcaggagctgggtccgctCTACTAATCCACTGTATTCCTAGCCCCTAGGACACGTggcacttcataaatatttaactGTCTGTTGTTGGCACAGGTGAATTAAATTCACagtgtagatatttaaaattatacagcAGAACATTTCACTTGGCCAGTGATAGCATTCATTCTGCAAAACTTACTCCGGATATTAGAAAATGCATTGCCACCTGCAGTTTTTGAAAAAGGCCAAGTGACACCGAATCCCGTCAGCTTAAATATGAAACGTAAATGCATTTAATTATCCTAAAATAACCATATAGCAGTAGTTAGGAATAAACATTCTTTCTTGCATAGTTTTAACCTCGATTTGCAATCCTGTTTTCCAGAAAACCAAGAAAAGACGGAAGATCAGTATGAAGAAAATTCACACCTCAACTCAGTCCCTCATTGGATTAATAGCAATTCACTAGGTCAGTCCAGTCAGTTCTGCCCTGAAGACCTTGGTGTTAACTTTTCTATTAAATTGGgactcccacccccccaaataaagaaataaaataagaataaatttgcGGAAGGTCCAAAGGCGAGTCTCAGCCTGTGCTGTCCCATCGGGTGACCAACCACACGGGGACGTTGAGCCACTGAACACTTGAAACGTGGCCCACGTTTCACACGGTCCACGCTGAGATGTGTGGTAAAAATGTAAGCTTAATGGAACAAAGAACGTAAAATGCCTCCTTAATCAGTTTTAAGATGCTGATTACGTGTTAAATGATAATTGTTAATACAGGGACAggtaaaatattcaaagtaatttcacatgtttctttttagTTTGCTCCTGTGGCTACTGGAAGAAGTGACGTTGCCTACGTGGCTGTGTTACACACTGGCCAGTGCCGTCCGAGGCAGTTCAGAGAGCCCGGGGTGGAGGGAAGCGAGCTGATGAGCTGCGGGCCGAGCTAGCATAATAAGTAGGGGTCCCGGCCCAGGAGGCATGTAGGAAGCAAGTCTGAGTTTGCTCTGATCTTTGGAGTTTAAAGAAGTGTCCTGGAATTCGGGTCTTTCCTTCTGGTCAGTGACACTGATGAGTGTAGGTTACAGGACAGGAGGGGGGACCCcagccagcagagggaggggatgTTCCTTACAAGTCACATACTGGCTGGCAAATTGTTCAGTCTCTCTGAGCCTTATTGCCCCCGGAAGCGGAAAGAGCCAGTGACCCGTGCTGCCCCGAGAGTCGCATGAAAGCGTTTGATAACCTCGACCCGTAGAAGTGCTCACATGGAGGTGTCACATCGTGGTCCAGAGGCAGCAGGCGTTTGGGCAAAGGGCTTATTGACCGAGAGCAGGAACAGCTTGAGAAGAGGAGCTGGCGGGAAAGCCGCCTGCCAAAGCCCGTGCGGTTTCGGAGAGGGTTAGAGCATGCAAAACTGGGTGCATTTGATTTGGTTCAAGGGCACGGAGGGTCTCTGAtgaccccgtcgctcctgccttATAGCTCTGCCCTCCGATTGTTCTATCCCAGGCTTTGGCATGGAGCAGGCAGCGTATGGCGTGCAGACCCAGAACTACCCCAAAGGTGGCCTCCTGGACGTGTGTCCATCCTCCTCAGCGCCCGGCGTGCTCGGTTCCGAGCAGGAGTTTCAGATGCTCCCTAAGTCTCGACTCAGCGCCGTCAGCGTCAACTACTGCCCCGTCGGTCAGGACTTCCCGAGCGGCAACTTGAACCTGCTCGCCGGCGGTTCCGGTAAGTCAGGCTCCCGCGAGGTCTGTCAGCTAGGGGGAGTGGGGCCACAGTAGAACAGAGACAGGAGCTCCTTAAGCAGCACAGCCGATGTTCAGCCGTTGGAGGTCAGAAGCTCCTTTGCGTCCTGAGCAGCCGTCCCGCGCTGTCCCCGTAGGGGACAGATTTGCTCTCATGCGTGGACTTCTGCTGTGTTTTAGGCTCTGGGCTGGGCGCTGCAGGGACTGAGTGAATGAGACAGGGCCCCTGCTCTCGAAGCGGGATCCCCCCCCACTGCGGTGGGATATTTTGGGAGAAGGTACAGGAACATGGCATTCCCGCAGTCCACAGCTTCCccacaccaggaggaaaccactGTCTTGACTTTTGTCCTCATAGATCTGTTTTTCCTGTCCTTGAGCTTCACAGAAACGAAATCCTTGCATTACGTTTTCTTTCGTGTTGGTCTTTTGCTCCTCATTGTGTCTGAGACCCAGCCATGCTGGTTGCTCTTTTCATCGCTGTATAATACTCCATCCCGTGAGGACGTGCTCCGCCCCCCCCGCCCGTGCTGCTGTGGGTGGAGGATGTCACTGTATAGGGCATTTGTCGTATGGCGTGAGTGCCTGGTGAGAAGTCCGGGACTCTGCACCAGCAGGCTCTAGGCGCAGTGGGGTTGCTGCAGCCCCAGACGGTTCGCCGTCCTGGAGGAGTCAGCATTTGTGCCCGGCTGTCTTTGCCAGGGAAGCCCCGGGACCACGACTCCCCCGAGAACGGCACGGACAGCTTCGAGAGCTCTGACTCCCTGCTACAGTCCTGGAACAGCCAGTCGTCGCTGCTTGACCTGCAGCGAGTGCCGTCCTTCGAGAGCTTCGAGGATGACTGCAGCCAGTCCCTGTGCCTCAGTAAGCCGACCATGTCCTTCAAGGACTACATCCAGGAGAGGAGCGACCCGGTGGAGCAGGGCAAACCGGTTATACCCGCGGCAGTGCTGGCTGGCTTCACAGGTGAGTGGGTCACGCCTGCCTTCCCTGTGCCCTCCCCGAGGCCCTGCCCCAACGCCGTGTTCCTCCAGGCTGTTTCTGGTCCGAGCACATTGTAGCTACGGCCCACACTTGGTGCCTGGCTGTCATCCTGAATCAGGCAGGCTGTACCCCTGAATTCCAAAAAGACCGAGCTCGCACGAACCGTCGTGCACAGTGGCATGGATGGGAGCCCACAGGCCGCCCTCTCCCCTGGGATGTGCTCGGCCAGCCTGGAGAGGAGTAGGCACAGGGGGGCACGGGCCCGTGGAGGCCTCAGCTCTGACTCACCCACTCCACGAATCCCAAAGAATGTAAACTGGCCCAGGGAGGGACAGCAGAGCCCGTCTCAAACATCACGGGGGCTGTTTACCTTTGCTTGCTTCTAAAATccatcttatttttaagatttgggCGAGAGCTATTTTAGGCAAAGGACAAATATTAAAGCTGTTTTTAGAACCAAATATTTCCAGTACTTTAGCAAAAacaccaagattttttttttcattgcttcatgggtctttaaatgtgtttttttcctgttttgaccATATGGAGCCACTGGATTAAAAAATGCcaacttaaaatattcagtacaGAAGCagccacttttttcttttttgtcatccCGAACACCCACAGGAATGGGGTTGGTAAGAAAATAAACAGGCATGGTGTGactatctgtcttttttttttttttttaaggttttaaattagtttatttattgagaaagaggaGCACGGAAGCCTATGCAAGCacgaggtggggaggggggccagggacagggagagagagaatccagagcagaatccccgctgagcacggatcACGACATGgctcgacctcacaaccctgagctcataacctgagccaaaatcaagactcagacgctcaactgactgagccacccaggcgccccttggtgtTTTTCATTTGAATATTGGTTACCATTTGTTGACTGTCAGC
Coding sequences within it:
- the ETS2 gene encoding protein C-ets-2, with the protein product MNDFGIKNMDQVAPVSDSYRGTLKRQPAFDTFDGSLFAVFPSLSEEQTLQEVPTGLDSISHDSSNCELPLLTPCSKAVMSQALKATFSGFKKEQRRLGIPKNPWLWTEQQVCQWLLWATNEFSLVNVNFQRFGMSGQVLCNLGKERFLELAPDFVGDILWEHLEQMIKENQEKTEDQYEENSHLNSVPHWINSNSLGFGMEQAAYGVQTQNYPKGGLLDVCPSSSAPGVLGSEQEFQMLPKSRLSAVSVNYCPVGQDFPSGNLNLLAGGSGKPRDHDSPENGTDSFESSDSLLQSWNSQSSLLDLQRVPSFESFEDDCSQSLCLSKPTMSFKDYIQERSDPVEQGKPVIPAAVLAGFTGSGPIQLWQFLLELLSDKSCQPFISWTGDGWEFKLADPDEVARRWGKRKNKPKMNYEKLSRGLRYYYDKNIIHKTSGKRYVYRFVCDLQNLLGFAPEELHAILGVQPDTED